Proteins from a single region of Melanotaenia boesemani isolate fMelBoe1 chromosome 3, fMelBoe1.pri, whole genome shotgun sequence:
- the LOC121636034 gene encoding zinc finger BED domain-containing protein 5-like, with protein MFSALCEEMGAEHTAVLFHSEARWLSRGKVLSRVFELREEIRVFLEEERMYEVAAKFADERFMMKLAYLSDIFGKLNDLNLQLQGRDQHLPHLADKISSFTRKLEMWDKRLQKGKYDSFENLSEHVEAMDLDASVIIPCLKEHIFSLRGFFQKYFPDSSGQYDWVRDPFNAAAPADFSAAEEEQYIEMTSDSSLRLKFASQTLSEFWIVVEKEHPLIGQKAVGILLPFATSYLCEIGFSAVASLKTKYRSKLNIEHELRVAVTKFLPRFEKMCSESQAHCSH; from the coding sequence ATGTTCTCTGCACTTTGTGAGGAGATGGGAGCGGAGCACACAGCTGTGTTATTTCACAGCGAGGCTCGGTGGTTATCGCGGGGCAAAGTTCTATCACGAGTGTTTGAGCTCCGTGAAGAAATCCGCGTGTTTCTCGAGGAGGAGCGCATGTACGAAGTCGCAGCCAAGTTTGCTGATGAGCGCTTCATGATGAAACTGGCCTATCTCAGCGACATATTTGGGAAGCTGAATGACTTGAATCTTCAGCTACAAGGCAGAGACCAGCACCTTCCTCACCTGGCAGACAAGATCAGCTCCTTCACTAGGAAGCTGGAGATGTGGGACAAACGTCTTCAGAAGGGTAAATATGACTCATTTGAAAATCTGAGTGAGCATGTTGAAGCCATGGATTTGGATGCTTCTGTCATCATCCCATGTCTAAAGGAGCACATCTTTTCCCTGAGGGGATTCTTTCAGAAATACTTTCCAGACAGCAGTGGTCAGTATGACTGGGTGAGAGATCCCTTTAATGCTGCAGCACCTGCTGATTTCAGCGCTGCTGAAGAGGAACAATACATCGAGATGACATCTGACTCTTCCCTGAGACTCAAGTTTGCATCACAGACATTGAGTGAATTCTGGATTGTTGTGGAAAAAGAGCATCCCCTCATTGGACAGAAGGCTGTGGGTATTTTACTTCCCTTTGCCACTTCCTACCTCTGTGAGATAGGCTTTTCTGCTGTTGCCTCTTTGAAAACAAAGTACAGATCTAAGCTCAACATTGAGCATGAATTACGAGTGGCAGTAACAAAGTTCCTACCTCGTTTTGAAAAGATGTGCAGTGAAAGCCAGGCTCACTGCAGCCACTGA